The Streptomyces achromogenes genome window below encodes:
- the coaD gene encoding pantetheine-phosphate adenylyltransferase translates to MRRAVCPGSFDPITNGHLDIISRASRLYDEVYVAVMINKSKKGLFEIDERIDLIREVTAEYGNVRVEAFHGLLVDFCKERGIPAIVKGLRAVSDFDYELQMAQMNNGLSGVETLFVPTNPTYSFLSSSLVKEVATWGGDVSHLVPPRVLEALTERLGRD, encoded by the coding sequence TCTGTCCCGGGTCGTTCGACCCGATCACCAACGGACACCTCGACATCATCTCCCGCGCCTCCCGTCTGTACGACGAGGTCTATGTCGCGGTGATGATCAACAAGTCCAAGAAGGGCCTGTTCGAGATCGACGAGCGGATCGACCTGATCCGGGAGGTCACCGCCGAGTACGGCAACGTCCGGGTCGAGGCATTCCACGGCCTCCTCGTCGACTTCTGCAAGGAGCGCGGGATCCCGGCCATCGTCAAGGGCCTGCGCGCGGTCAGCGACTTCGACTACGAACTGCAGATGGCCCAGATGAACAACGGCCTCTCCGGCGTCGAGACGCTGTTCGTGCCCACCAACCCCACCTACAGTTTCCTCTCCTCCTCCCTGGTCAAGGAGGTCGCCACGTGGGGTGGCGACGTCTCCCACCTGGTGCCGCCTAGGGTCCTCGAAGCGCTGACCGAGCGCCTCGGGCGGGACTGA
- a CDS encoding cell division initiation protein, giving the protein MDVQKKLDEIVTAVSSARSMPMSASCVVNRADLLALLEEVRAALPDSLAQAEELIGGREQVVEQARQEAERIIETAHAERGSLVSGTEIARRSQAEADRILAEARKEAEEVRADADDYVDSKLANFEVVLTKTLGSVGRGREKLLGTGPGTDENGYEDEDAPERSHDPETLRRDADAYVDTKLGAFEAVLAKTLEAVGRGRQKLHGRIATDDLGALAADTTTFQHSSDADYLADLAALAEQDAAPAQPVQQTYDQQEPQPAYGYQQQPDPYGGYPQQQQQGYGRQDAYGYQQQADPYAYQGGYDAQQAPYDPNQAGQQPHSSQQAQQAQQQHQQGQQAYALDETSLFDTGMISAEQLRAYEQGRGL; this is encoded by the coding sequence GTGGACGTGCAGAAGAAGCTCGACGAGATCGTCACGGCGGTCTCCAGTGCCCGGTCGATGCCGATGTCGGCCTCGTGCGTGGTCAACCGCGCGGATCTGCTCGCCCTGCTGGAAGAGGTACGCGCGGCCCTGCCCGACTCCCTGGCCCAGGCCGAGGAGCTCATCGGCGGCCGTGAGCAGGTCGTCGAGCAGGCCCGCCAGGAGGCCGAGCGGATCATCGAGACCGCCCACGCCGAACGCGGCTCACTGGTCTCCGGCACCGAGATCGCCCGCCGCTCCCAGGCCGAGGCCGACCGCATCCTGGCCGAGGCCCGCAAGGAGGCCGAGGAGGTCCGCGCGGACGCCGACGACTACGTCGACTCCAAGCTCGCCAACTTCGAGGTCGTCCTCACCAAGACCCTCGGCTCCGTCGGCCGCGGCCGCGAGAAGCTCCTCGGTACCGGACCCGGCACCGACGAGAACGGGTACGAGGACGAGGACGCCCCCGAGCGCAGCCACGACCCCGAGACCCTGCGCCGTGACGCCGACGCGTACGTCGACACCAAGCTGGGCGCCTTCGAGGCGGTCCTCGCCAAGACGCTGGAGGCGGTCGGCCGGGGCCGGCAGAAGCTGCACGGCCGCATCGCCACGGACGACCTCGGAGCCCTCGCCGCCGACACCACCACGTTCCAGCACTCCTCGGACGCCGACTACCTCGCCGACCTGGCCGCCCTCGCGGAGCAGGACGCGGCACCCGCGCAGCCCGTCCAGCAGACGTACGACCAGCAGGAGCCGCAGCCGGCGTACGGCTACCAGCAGCAGCCGGACCCGTACGGCGGCTATCCGCAGCAACAGCAGCAGGGTTACGGCCGGCAGGACGCGTACGGCTACCAGCAGCAGGCCGACCCCTACGCGTACCAGGGGGGCTATGACGCCCAGCAGGCCCCCTACGACCCGAACCAGGCCGGGCAGCAGCCGCACTCATCCCAGCAGGCCCAGCAGGCCCAGCAGCAACACCAGCAGGGCCAGCAGGCGTACGCCCTCGACGAGACCAGCCTCTTCGACACCGGCATGATCAGCGCCGAGCAGTTGCGCGCCTACGAGCAGGGTCGCGGGCTGTAG
- a CDS encoding YceD family protein, with protein MALNARLDHRKPLVFDTHELGRRPGAQQRLTREIDAPRDLGIQGVVGVPEGAPVELTLRLESVMEGVLVTGTARARAEGECVRCLEPLGFDLAAEFQEMFSYPDADDRGRVKADPADDAEEDEDRLFLEDGLFDLEPVLRDAVVLALPMQPVCQDDCPGLCSECGARLADDPGHHHDAVDIRWAALQGLAGSPEDGEKDEMSGGVPRSAPADEKQEK; from the coding sequence ATGGCTCTGAACGCCCGCCTCGACCACCGCAAGCCTCTCGTGTTCGATACGCACGAGCTGGGGCGGCGGCCCGGTGCGCAGCAGCGCCTGACCCGCGAGATCGACGCTCCCCGGGATCTCGGGATCCAGGGAGTCGTCGGAGTGCCGGAAGGCGCTCCGGTGGAGCTCACGCTCCGACTCGAGTCGGTCATGGAAGGTGTGCTCGTCACAGGCACCGCCCGTGCACGGGCCGAGGGGGAGTGCGTAAGGTGTCTGGAGCCGCTCGGGTTCGATCTCGCAGCGGAGTTCCAGGAGATGTTCTCGTATCCTGACGCCGACGACCGGGGCCGTGTGAAAGCGGATCCGGCCGACGACGCCGAGGAAGACGAGGACAGGCTCTTCCTCGAGGACGGACTGTTCGACCTCGAACCCGTGCTGCGCGATGCGGTGGTGCTCGCACTGCCGATGCAGCCGGTGTGCCAGGACGACTGCCCCGGCCTGTGCTCCGAGTGCGGAGCCCGGCTGGCGGACGACCCGGGCCACCACCACGACGCCGTCGACATCCGTTGGGCGGCACTGCAGGGACTCGCCGGTTCACCTGAAGACGGCGAGAAGGACGAGATGAGCGGCGGCGTGCCTCGATCAGCGCCCGCCGACGAGAAGCAGGAGAAGTAG
- the rpmF gene encoding 50S ribosomal protein L32: MAVPKRKMSRSNTRHRRSQWKAAVPTLVACERCHEPKLQHIACPSCGTYNKRQVLEV; encoded by the coding sequence GTGGCTGTTCCGAAGCGGAAGATGTCGCGCAGCAACACGCGCCACCGCCGGTCGCAGTGGAAGGCTGCGGTCCCCACCCTGGTTGCGTGCGAGCGCTGCCACGAGCCCAAGCTGCAGCACATCGCGTGCCCGTCTTGCGGCACCTACAACAAGCGCCAGGTCCTCGAGGTCTGA
- the rnc gene encoding ribonuclease III gives MSDPKADNTTAKNKADTASSHTLLEGRLGYRLESALLVRALTHRSYAYENGGLPTNERLEFLGDSVLGLVVTDTLYRTHPDLPEGQLAKLRAAVVNSRALAEVGRGLDLGSFIRLGRGEEGTGGRDKASILADTLEAVIGAVYLDQGLDAASELVHRLFDPLIEKSSNLGAGLDWKTSLQELTATEGLGVPEYLVTETGPDHEKTFTAAARVGGVSYGTGTGRSKKEAEQQAAESAWRSIRAAADERAEEATVEAAVAADGSVDQESASA, from the coding sequence ATGTCTGACCCCAAGGCGGACAACACGACCGCCAAGAACAAGGCGGACACGGCCTCGTCCCACACGCTTCTGGAAGGGCGGCTCGGCTATCGGCTCGAGTCCGCCCTTCTGGTGCGTGCGCTGACCCACCGTTCCTACGCGTACGAGAACGGCGGCCTGCCGACGAACGAGCGGCTGGAGTTCCTCGGGGACTCCGTGCTCGGCCTCGTCGTCACGGACACGCTGTACCGCACCCACCCCGACCTGCCCGAAGGCCAACTGGCCAAGTTGCGGGCCGCGGTGGTCAACTCGCGTGCGCTGGCGGAGGTCGGTCGTGGCCTCGACCTGGGCTCCTTCATCCGGCTCGGCCGGGGTGAAGAGGGCACGGGCGGCCGGGACAAGGCGTCCATCCTCGCCGACACCCTCGAAGCGGTGATCGGTGCGGTCTATCTCGATCAGGGCCTCGACGCGGCCTCCGAACTGGTGCACCGCCTGTTCGACCCGCTGATCGAGAAGTCCTCGAACCTCGGTGCCGGCCTGGACTGGAAGACCAGCCTCCAGGAGCTCACCGCGACCGAAGGACTCGGCGTCCCCGAGTACCTGGTCACGGAGACCGGCCCCGACCACGAGAAGACCTTCACTGCTGCCGCCCGCGTCGGAGGCGTCTCGTACGGCACCGGCACCGGCCGCAGCAAGAAGGAGGCGGAGCAACAGGCCGCCGAGTCCGCGTGGCGGTCCATCCGGGCCGCGGCGGACGAGCGCGCCGAGGAGGCGACGGTCGAAGCGGCTGTCGCAGCCGACGGCAGCGTGGACCAGGAGTCCGCCTCCGCCTGA
- the mutM gene encoding bifunctional DNA-formamidopyrimidine glycosylase/DNA-(apurinic or apyrimidinic site) lyase, which yields MPELPEVEVVRRGLERWVAHRTVAGTEVLHPRAVRRHLAGADDFAHRLEGHRIGAPSRRGKYLWLPLEDTDQAVLAHLGMSGQLLVQPHRAPDEKHLRIRVRFADATDTELRFVDQRTFGGLSLHPTGPDGLPDVIAHIARDPLDPLFDDEAFHQALRRRRTTVKRALLDQSLISGVGNIYADEALWRSRLHYERPTAAFTRPRTFELLGHVRDVMNAALAVGGTSFDSLYVNVNGESGYFDRSLDAYGREGLPCKRCATPMRRRPWMNRSSYFCPKCQRAPRVPS from the coding sequence ATGCCCGAGTTGCCCGAGGTCGAGGTCGTCCGGCGCGGTCTCGAGCGGTGGGTCGCCCATCGCACGGTCGCCGGCACCGAAGTGCTGCACCCCCGCGCCGTACGACGTCACCTGGCCGGCGCCGACGACTTCGCGCACCGCCTGGAGGGCCATCGCATCGGCGCTCCGAGCCGGCGCGGCAAGTACCTCTGGCTGCCGCTGGAGGACACCGACCAGGCGGTCCTGGCCCATCTCGGCATGAGCGGACAGCTCCTGGTGCAGCCGCACCGGGCCCCCGACGAGAAACACCTGCGCATCCGGGTGCGTTTCGCGGACGCCACGGACACCGAACTGCGCTTCGTCGACCAGCGCACCTTCGGCGGACTGTCGCTGCATCCGACCGGCCCGGACGGGCTTCCGGACGTCATCGCGCACATCGCCCGCGACCCCCTCGACCCGCTGTTCGACGACGAGGCGTTCCACCAGGCGCTGCGCAGGCGGCGCACCACCGTCAAGCGGGCGCTGCTCGACCAGTCGCTGATCAGCGGCGTCGGCAACATCTACGCGGACGAGGCGCTCTGGCGCTCCCGGCTGCACTACGAGCGTCCGACGGCTGCCTTCACCCGGCCCCGCACGTTCGAACTGCTCGGCCATGTCCGGGACGTGATGAACGCGGCCCTCGCCGTCGGCGGCACCAGCTTCGACAGCCTGTACGTCAACGTCAACGGGGAGTCGGGCTACTTCGACCGGTCCCTGGACGCCTACGGACGTGAGGGTCTGCCCTGCAAGCGGTGCGCCACGCCGATGCGCCGGCGCCCCTGGATGAACCGGTCCAGCTACTTCTGCCCGAAGTGTCAGAGGGCGCCGCGCGTCCCGTCGTAG
- a CDS encoding winged helix-turn-helix transcriptional regulator, with protein MDITRERAAEQDLPFDVFAKACPSRGTLEHITGRWGGLTLGALYEGSLRFNELRRRVDGVSEKMLSQTLHALERDGLVHREAQPTNPPRVDYELTPLGREVAERLLGLIHLVEGRMTDVLAARERYDGTRGAL; from the coding sequence ATGGACATCACCCGGGAGAGAGCCGCGGAGCAGGACCTTCCGTTCGACGTGTTCGCCAAGGCCTGTCCCTCGCGCGGCACACTGGAGCACATCACCGGCCGCTGGGGCGGACTGACCCTCGGGGCGCTGTACGAGGGCTCGCTGCGCTTCAACGAGCTGCGCCGCCGGGTCGACGGGGTGAGCGAGAAGATGCTCTCCCAGACGCTGCACGCGCTGGAGCGCGACGGGCTGGTGCACCGCGAGGCGCAGCCCACCAACCCGCCCCGCGTGGACTACGAACTGACCCCGCTCGGGCGGGAGGTGGCCGAGCGCCTGCTGGGCCTCATCCACCTCGTCGAGGGACGGATGACCGACGTCCTGGCCGCGCGCGAGCGCTACGACGGGACGCGCGGCGCCCTCTGA
- a CDS encoding flavodoxin family protein codes for MSTPIVSVAYHSGYGHTAVLAEAVRAGADDAGAEVHLIKVDEITEEQWTLLDRSDAVVFGSPTYMGTASAAFHAFAEATSARWPDQVWKDKLAAGFTNSGSKSGDKLHTLQFFQILAAQLGMHWVSLGLLPGWNNSAGSEHDLNRLGVFLGAAAQTNVDEGPDAVHKADLATAEHLGRRVAETARVFLAGRAQAA; via the coding sequence ATGTCCACTCCCATCGTCTCCGTCGCCTACCACTCCGGCTACGGCCACACCGCCGTCCTCGCCGAGGCCGTCCGCGCCGGCGCGGACGACGCCGGCGCCGAGGTGCATCTGATCAAGGTCGACGAGATCACCGAGGAGCAGTGGACGCTGCTCGACCGCTCGGACGCCGTCGTGTTCGGATCGCCCACCTACATGGGGACCGCGTCCGCCGCCTTCCACGCCTTCGCCGAGGCGACCTCCGCGCGCTGGCCCGACCAGGTGTGGAAGGACAAGCTGGCCGCGGGGTTCACCAACTCGGGTTCCAAGAGCGGCGACAAGCTGCACACGCTGCAGTTCTTCCAGATCCTGGCCGCGCAGCTCGGCATGCACTGGGTCAGCCTGGGCCTGCTGCCCGGCTGGAACAACTCGGCCGGCTCCGAGCACGACCTCAACCGGCTGGGCGTGTTCCTGGGCGCCGCCGCGCAGACCAACGTCGACGAGGGGCCGGACGCCGTCCACAAGGCGGACCTGGCGACGGCCGAACACCTGGGCCGTCGGGTCGCCGAGACCGCGCGGGTCTTCCTGGCCGGCCGCGCCCAGGCCGCCTGA
- a CDS encoding CAP domain-containing protein gives MGRHRRSAAGRAATSRATGVTQTHGSHADSHRAQDAHTETLPAIGIAPYLNPEAYADSVARSQEYLYAEGGHAHGDTAVFAADGFTPDGAHRPGANRAGAGRRRKRRVATPVKSGLLGVSAAVAIGTVAVATGVVPGIDGYRLGGGSTGSGDKVQAAAGSPTNSASEQGGTNGSADDDRGSAPTSRDAGRPASPATPATPSPSVSASSAAPTRTAPEKPASTPSKTPSKTPSKKPETTPSESRAATRAPAKPEAPVTVSAETQAAAEVLKLVNEERAKVGCSAVSANSALSDLAEKFSDDMAARGFFDHTDPDGATPWDRAAKAGISGLGGENIARGQTDAAAVMEAWMNSPGHKANILNCDFKTLGVGVHFGAGGPWWTQDFGY, from the coding sequence ATGGGACGCCACCGACGCTCCGCCGCCGGCCGCGCCGCCACGAGCCGCGCCACGGGGGTCACACAGACGCACGGCTCGCATGCGGACAGCCACAGGGCACAGGACGCGCACACGGAAACCCTCCCCGCCATCGGCATCGCGCCGTATCTGAACCCGGAGGCCTACGCGGACTCCGTCGCGAGGAGCCAGGAGTACCTGTACGCGGAGGGCGGCCACGCCCACGGCGACACCGCGGTGTTCGCTGCCGACGGGTTCACCCCCGACGGCGCCCACCGACCGGGTGCGAACCGGGCGGGAGCGGGCCGCCGCCGTAAGCGCAGGGTCGCCACGCCGGTGAAGTCCGGTCTGCTCGGCGTCTCGGCGGCGGTGGCCATCGGCACGGTCGCCGTGGCCACGGGCGTGGTGCCCGGCATCGACGGCTACCGCCTCGGGGGCGGCAGCACCGGCTCCGGCGACAAGGTGCAGGCCGCCGCGGGTTCGCCGACCAACTCGGCCTCCGAGCAGGGCGGCACGAACGGCTCCGCCGACGACGACCGCGGCTCCGCCCCGACCAGCCGCGACGCCGGCCGGCCCGCCTCGCCCGCCACCCCGGCCACGCCCTCCCCGTCCGTCTCCGCCTCCTCGGCCGCGCCGACCAGGACGGCTCCCGAGAAGCCCGCGTCCACGCCTTCCAAGACGCCTTCCAAGACGCCCTCGAAGAAGCCGGAGACCACGCCGTCCGAGTCGAGGGCCGCCACCAGGGCGCCGGCGAAGCCCGAGGCCCCGGTGACGGTCTCCGCCGAGACGCAGGCGGCGGCCGAGGTGCTGAAGCTGGTCAACGAGGAGCGGGCCAAGGTCGGCTGCAGTGCCGTCTCCGCGAACAGCGCCCTGTCGGACCTCGCCGAGAAGTTCAGCGACGACATGGCCGCGCGCGGGTTCTTCGACCACACCGACCCCGACGGGGCGACCCCGTGGGACCGGGCGGCCAAAGCCGGCATATCCGGCCTCGGCGGCGAGAACATAGCCCGCGGCCAGACCGACGCGGCTGCCGTCATGGAGGCCTGGATGAACAGCCCGGGCCACAAGGCGAACATCCTGAACTGCGACTTCAAGACACTGGGCGTCGGCGTCCACTTCGGCGCTGGCGGCCCCTGGTGGACGCAGGACTTCGGCTACTGA
- a CDS encoding acylphosphatase has translation MSEDVRLVAWVRGHVQGVGFRWFTRAKALEIGGLSGFALNVADGRVQVVAEGAKEGCEELLGWLLGDDTPGRVDGVTEIWDTPRGGYDGFAIR, from the coding sequence ATGAGCGAGGATGTACGGCTGGTCGCCTGGGTGCGCGGACACGTCCAGGGCGTGGGATTCCGCTGGTTCACGCGGGCCAAGGCGCTGGAGATCGGCGGCCTGAGTGGTTTTGCTCTCAATGTGGCCGACGGTCGGGTCCAGGTGGTCGCCGAGGGGGCCAAGGAGGGGTGCGAGGAACTGCTCGGCTGGCTTCTGGGTGACGACACGCCCGGACGCGTAGACGGAGTCACCGAGATATGGGACACACCGCGCGGAGGTTACGACGGCTTCGCGATCCGCTGA
- a CDS encoding AAA family ATPase, which yields MHLKALTLRGFKSFASATTLRFEPGITCVVGPNGSGKSNVVDALSWVMGEQGAKSLRGGKMEDVIFAGTTGRPPLGRAEVSLTIDNSDGALPIEYAEVTITRIMFRNGGSEYQINGDTCRLLDIQDLLSDSGIGREMHVIVGQGQLDSVLHADPMGRRAFIEEAAGVLKHRKRKEKALRKLDAMQANLARVQDLTDELRRQLKPLGRQAAVARRAAVIQADLRDARLRLLADDLVTLREALRTEVADEAALKERKEAAEQELRKALQREALLEDEVRQLTPRLQRAQQTWYELSQLAERVRGTVSLADARVKSATSAPLEERRGRDPEDMEREAARIREQEAELEAALEAAQHALDDTVAHRADLERELAVEERRLKDVARAIADRREGLARLNGQVNAARSRAASAQAEIDRLAAARDEAQERAVTAQEEYEALKAEVDGLDADDHELAERHESAKRQLAEAEAALTDAREAATAAERSRAATRARRDALALGLRRKDGTGALLAARDRLNGLLGPAAGLLTVTPGHEVALAAAFGAAADAIAVTTPAAAAEAIRLLRKQDAGRAALLLSGDVGDMGDVPEERADGRPVDGRLSDGRPVDRQGADLQRADIARADVPRPVGERTDAPPYAADLVRGPGELMPAVRRLLRGIVVVGTLEDAEELVYARPDLVAVTAEGDLLGAHFAHGGSAGAPSLLEVQASVDEAAAELDELAVRCAELTEAQRTAGERRQECAAFVEEVGERRRAADREKSAVAQQLGRLAGQARGAAGEAERSAAAAARAQEALDRAVEEAEELAERLAVAEEMPAEEEPDSAVRDRLAADGANARQTEMEARLQVRTHEERVKGLAGRADSLDRAARAEREARARAEQRRARLRHEAAVADAVASGARQLLAHVEVSVGRAEAERVAADAAKARREQELAAARTAGRDLKGELDKLTDSVHRGEVLGAEKRMRIEQLETRALEELGVEPAGLVSEYGPHQLVPPSPAAEGEVLPEDPEDPRNQPRPFRRAEQEKRLKSAERAYQQLGKVNPLALEEFSALEERHKFLSEQLEDLKKTRTDLLQVVKEVDERVEQVFTEAFRDTARQFEGVFSRLFPGGEGRLILTDPDNMLTTGVDVEARPPGKKVKRLSLLSGGERSLTAVAMLVSIFKARPSPFYVMDEVEAALDDTNLQRLIRIMQELQESSQLIVITHQKRTMEVADALYGVSMQGDGVSKVISQRLR from the coding sequence GTGCACCTCAAGGCCCTGACCCTCCGGGGGTTCAAGTCGTTCGCCTCCGCGACCACGCTCCGGTTCGAACCGGGGATCACGTGCGTCGTCGGACCGAACGGTTCGGGCAAGTCCAACGTCGTCGACGCGCTCAGCTGGGTCATGGGCGAGCAGGGCGCCAAGTCGCTGCGCGGCGGCAAGATGGAGGACGTCATCTTCGCCGGCACCACCGGCCGCCCCCCGCTGGGCCGCGCCGAGGTGTCCCTGACCATCGACAACTCCGACGGGGCCCTCCCCATCGAATACGCCGAGGTCACCATCACGCGGATCATGTTCCGCAACGGCGGCAGCGAGTACCAGATCAACGGCGACACCTGCCGGCTGCTGGACATCCAGGACCTCCTCTCCGACTCCGGCATCGGCCGCGAGATGCACGTCATCGTCGGCCAGGGCCAGCTCGACTCCGTCCTGCACGCCGACCCGATGGGGCGCCGCGCCTTCATCGAGGAGGCCGCGGGCGTCCTCAAGCACCGCAAGCGCAAGGAGAAGGCGCTCCGCAAGCTGGACGCGATGCAGGCCAACCTCGCGCGCGTGCAGGACCTCACCGACGAACTCCGGCGTCAGCTCAAACCCCTCGGCCGGCAGGCCGCCGTGGCCCGCCGCGCCGCCGTCATCCAGGCCGATCTGCGTGACGCCAGGCTGCGCCTGCTCGCCGACGATCTCGTCACGCTGCGGGAGGCCCTGCGGACGGAGGTCGCCGACGAGGCCGCTCTCAAGGAGCGCAAGGAGGCGGCCGAGCAGGAGCTGAGGAAGGCCCTCCAGCGCGAGGCCCTTCTGGAGGACGAGGTCCGGCAGCTCACCCCGCGTCTCCAGCGGGCCCAGCAGACCTGGTACGAGCTGTCCCAGCTCGCCGAACGCGTCCGGGGCACCGTCTCCCTCGCCGACGCCCGGGTGAAGAGCGCCACCTCCGCGCCCCTTGAGGAGCGGCGCGGCCGCGACCCCGAGGACATGGAGCGTGAGGCGGCCCGGATCCGCGAGCAGGAGGCCGAACTGGAGGCCGCCCTCGAGGCGGCCCAGCACGCACTCGACGACACCGTCGCCCACCGCGCGGACCTGGAACGGGAGCTCGCCGTCGAGGAACGGCGGCTGAAGGACGTCGCCCGGGCCATCGCCGACCGTCGCGAGGGCCTGGCCCGGCTGAACGGCCAGGTCAACGCGGCCCGCTCGCGCGCCGCCTCCGCGCAGGCCGAGATCGACCGCCTCGCCGCCGCCCGAGACGAGGCCCAGGAGCGGGCCGTCACCGCACAGGAGGAGTACGAGGCGCTCAAGGCGGAGGTCGACGGCCTCGACGCGGACGACCACGAGCTTGCCGAGCGGCACGAGAGCGCCAAGCGGCAGCTCGCCGAGGCGGAGGCCGCCCTCACCGACGCCCGCGAGGCAGCCACCGCCGCCGAACGCAGCCGCGCCGCGACCCGGGCCCGCCGCGACGCCCTGGCCCTGGGCCTGCGCCGCAAGGACGGCACGGGCGCCCTGCTCGCCGCGCGCGACCGCCTGAACGGTCTGCTCGGCCCGGCAGCCGGACTGCTGACGGTGACGCCGGGCCACGAGGTCGCGCTCGCGGCGGCCTTCGGCGCCGCCGCGGACGCGATCGCGGTGACGACCCCCGCCGCGGCTGCCGAAGCCATCCGGCTGCTGCGCAAGCAGGACGCGGGGCGCGCCGCGCTGCTGCTCAGCGGTGACGTGGGTGACATGGGCGACGTGCCCGAGGAACGCGCCGACGGGCGGCCCGTCGACGGCCGGCTGAGCGACGGCCGGCCCGTCGACAGGCAAGGCGCCGACCTCCAGCGCGCTGACATTGCGCGCGCCGACGTTCCGCGCCCCGTGGGGGAGCGCACCGACGCGCCGCCGTACGCCGCCGACCTGGTGCGGGGACCCGGCGAGCTCATGCCCGCCGTGCGCCGGCTCCTGCGGGGGATCGTGGTCGTGGGCACGCTGGAGGACGCCGAGGAACTGGTCTACGCCCGCCCGGACCTCGTCGCGGTCACCGCCGAGGGAGATCTGCTGGGCGCGCACTTCGCGCACGGCGGGTCCGCCGGGGCGCCCAGCCTGCTGGAGGTGCAGGCCTCCGTCGACGAGGCCGCCGCCGAGCTCGACGAGCTGGCCGTGCGCTGCGCGGAGCTGACGGAGGCACAGCGTACGGCCGGCGAGCGCCGCCAGGAATGTGCCGCGTTCGTCGAGGAGGTGGGGGAGCGGCGGCGGGCCGCCGACCGGGAGAAGTCGGCCGTGGCGCAGCAGCTCGGGCGGCTCGCGGGACAGGCCCGGGGCGCGGCCGGTGAGGCCGAGCGGTCCGCGGCGGCCGCGGCGCGGGCGCAGGAGGCGCTGGACCGGGCCGTGGAAGAGGCCGAGGAGCTGGCGGAACGGCTGGCCGTCGCCGAGGAGATGCCGGCCGAGGAGGAGCCCGACTCCGCCGTGCGGGACCGGCTCGCCGCCGACGGGGCCAACGCGCGACAGACCGAGATGGAGGCCAGGCTTCAGGTCCGCACCCACGAGGAGCGGGTCAAGGGGCTGGCCGGGCGGGCCGACTCGCTGGACCGGGCCGCGCGGGCGGAACGCGAGGCACGCGCGCGTGCCGAGCAGCGGCGGGCGCGGCTGCGGCACGAGGCGGCCGTCGCGGACGCCGTGGCCTCGGGCGCGCGGCAGCTGCTCGCCCACGTCGAGGTCTCCGTGGGCCGGGCCGAGGCGGAGCGGGTCGCCGCCGACGCGGCCAAGGCGCGGCGGGAGCAGGAGCTGGCCGCCGCCCGCACCGCCGGGCGCGACCTGAAGGGCGAGCTCGACAAGCTGACGGACTCGGTGCACCGCGGCGAGGTGCTCGGCGCCGAGAAGCGCATGCGCATCGAGCAACTGGAGACCAGGGCGCTGGAGGAGCTGGGCGTGGAGCCCGCGGGGCTCGTCTCCGAGTACGGGCCGCACCAGCTCGTGCCGCCCTCGCCGGCCGCCGAGGGCGAGGTGCTGCCGGAGGACCCGGAGGACCCGCGCAACCAGCCGAGGCCCTTCCGGCGCGCGGAGCAGGAGAAGCGGCTGAAGTCGGCCGAGCGCGCCTACCAGCAGCTCGGCAAGGTGAACCCGCTGGCGCTGGAGGAGTTCTCCGCTCTGGAGGAGCGGCACAAGTTCCTCAGCGAGCAGCTGGAGGACCTCAAGAAGACCCGCACCGACCTGCTTCAGGTAGTGAAGGAGGTCGACGAGCGCGTCGAGCAGGTCTTCACCGAGGCGTTCCGGGACACCGCGCGGCAGTTCGAGGGCGTGTTCAGCCGGCTGTTCCCGGGCGGGGAGGGGCGGCTGATCCTGACCGACCCCGACAACATGCTCACCACGGGCGTGGACGTGGAGGCCCGGCCCCCGGGCAAGAAGGTCAAGCGGCTCAGCCTGCTCTCGGGCGGCGAGCGGTCGCTGACCGCGGTCGCCATGCTGGTGTCGATCTTCAAGGCGCGGCCCAGCCCGTTCTACGTCATGGACGAGGTCGAGGCCGCTCTCGACGACACCAACCTGCAGCGGCTCATCCGCATCATGCAGGAGCTGCAGGAGTCCTCGCAGCTGATCGTGATCACGCACCAGAAGCGCACGATGGAGGTCGCCGACGCGCTGTACGGCGTGTCCATGCAGGGCGACGGTGTGTCGAAGGTCATCAGCCAGCGCCTGCGTTGA